The Miscanthus floridulus cultivar M001 unplaced genomic scaffold, ASM1932011v1 fs_687_4_5, whole genome shotgun sequence genome includes a region encoding these proteins:
- the LOC136532694 gene encoding tRNA-uridine aminocarboxypropyltransferase A-like — protein MDDFDPVPSDDGDGAAAASSPGRSICHAGCGRPSRVCLCPYLPPSPLPTSTTVVILHHPHALRRNPLSTLPLLARSLSNHRLVPGRRLLPSSTPPAPTPGPVLLLYPSPAASDLATWCRSTPRPARAAPTLLLLDGTWRQAREMHAASLPVLSSLGVVPVALPVDSCAVGDSMFESDLVVRKEPRKGCVSTMEAVARALRLLEPEGKGAMVEETLLGVLRAMVAFQTEHLQHRTVKPRVKMRKKELKREEEMQRNAGLMHRLAPAPSCR, from the exons ATGGACGACTTCGATCCAGTCCCCTCCGACGACGGtgatggcgccgccgccgcctcctctcccGGCCGCTCCATCTGCCACGCCGGCTGCGGCCGCCCGTCCCGCGTCTGCCTCTGCCCgtacctccctccctcccctctccCGACCTCCACGACCGTCGTTATCCTCCACCACCCGCACGCCCTCCGCCGGAACCCGCTCTCGACGCTGCCCCTCCTGGCGCGCTCCCTCTCCAACCACCGCCTCGTCCcaggccgccgcctcctcccctcctccacccctCCCGCTCCCACCCCAGGCCCCGTCCTCCTGCTCTACCCGTCGCCCGCCGCCTCCGACCTCGCCACCTGGTGCCGGTCCACGCCGCGGCCCGCGCGCGCCGCCCCCACCCTCCTCCTTCTCGACGGCACCTGGAGGCAGGCCAGGGAGATGCACGCCGCCAGCCTGCCCGTCCTGTCGTCGCTGGGCGTGGTCCCCGTCGCCCTCCCCGTCGACAGCTGCGCCGTCGGCGACAGCATGTTCGAGTCCGACCTCGTGGTCAGGAAGGAACCACGCAAGGGGTGTGTGAGCACTATGGAGGCCGTTGCGAGGGCGCTGCGGCTGCTGGAGCCGGAGGGGAAGGGCGCCATGGTTGAGGAGACCTTGCTCGGTGTGCTCCGGGCCATGGTCGCCTTCCAGACTGAGCATTTGCAGCACCGGACGGTGAAGCCGAGAGTGAAGATGAGGAAGAAGGAACTCAAGAGGGAGGAGGAGATGCAGAGGAATGCTGGACTCAT GCACAGGCTCGCTCCGGCCCCGTCGTGTCGCTGA